The following proteins come from a genomic window of Elusimicrobiota bacterium:
- a CDS encoding PTS system mannose/fructose/sorbose family transporter subunit IID → MSVPARALVSACARSVFLNGLLTVQRAQSLGFTFSLWPVLKSLYARRDDRARAARPHLGYFSTHPYTVGVLLGVVCGLEVEKSRGERSAEDILATRSGIAGPLAAIGEGFFWGTWLPFSLAVAGVTAMVFPGRALPVAGIFLLLYNGVHLGMRFSGFYLGYKHKGAVVEKLALLRLQRVMVAVTVVGAALAALRLAGGGEGFALRPVLWAGVFWGFLRLGVRPSLLATGTAGVCVFYSIIKAAL, encoded by the coding sequence GTGAGCGTTCCCGCGCGCGCTTTGGTCTCCGCCTGCGCGCGGTCGGTTTTTCTCAACGGTTTGTTGACGGTTCAACGGGCCCAAAGCCTGGGTTTCACCTTCAGCCTGTGGCCGGTGTTGAAAAGTTTGTACGCCCGACGGGACGATCGGGCCCGCGCCGCCCGGCCGCACTTGGGGTATTTCAGCACGCACCCCTACACCGTGGGGGTCCTGCTGGGCGTGGTGTGCGGCCTCGAGGTTGAAAAAAGTCGGGGCGAACGGTCGGCGGAAGACATTTTGGCGACCCGCTCCGGCATTGCGGGCCCCTTGGCCGCCATCGGCGAGGGGTTTTTCTGGGGAACGTGGCTTCCTTTCAGTTTGGCGGTGGCGGGGGTGACGGCGATGGTTTTCCCGGGGCGGGCTCTGCCGGTCGCCGGGATTTTCCTTTTGCTTTACAACGGGGTGCATTTGGGCATGCGCTTCAGCGGGTTTTATCTGGGCTACAAACACAAGGGCGCCGTGGTTGAAAAACTGGCGCTCCTCCGGCTGCAGCGGGTGATGGTGGCGGTGACGGTGGTGGGGGCCGCTCTGGCGGCCCTGCGGTTGGCCGGGGGGGGGGAAGGGTTCGCCCTGCGCCCCGTTTTGTGGGCGGGGGTGTTTTGGGGGTTTTTGCGTCTGGGCGTGCGGCCGTCGTTGTTGGCGACGGGCACGGCGGGTGTCTGTGTGTTTTATTCCATCATAAAGGCGGCTTTGTGA
- a CDS encoding HPr family phosphocarrier protein yields MIERTFTVQNKMGLHARPAAMLVQTLQKFDSQVRLRKDDQEVDGKSIMGILTLTAEYGSALTVVAEGFDEQGVIDALDRFFTQQAHEE; encoded by the coding sequence GTGATCGAACGCACGTTCACGGTTCAAAACAAAATGGGGTTGCACGCGCGGCCGGCGGCCATGTTGGTGCAAACCCTGCAAAAATTCGACAGCCAGGTCCGGCTCCGGAAGGACGACCAGGAAGTCGACGGGAAAAGCATCATGGGCATCTTGACCCTCACGGCGGAGTACGGATCGGCCTTGACGGTGGTGGCCGAAGGTTTTGACGAGCAGGGCGTCATCGACGCCCTGGACCGTTTTTTCACCCAACAGGCCCACGAGGAATGA
- the ptsP gene encoding phosphoenolpyruvate--protein phosphotransferase produces MSSPAADTRVFKGISASPGIAIGKAFLLEDMDLAVGRWQVPPEAVKAEVSRFRSAVADTRKEMLATQQKILKLLGKSHANLIEAYLLILEDPLISKDVVKAITQNRVNAEYALSEAVAGAVKTLESATDEYFRERRHDVLDVGRKILLHLLGHEPQSLEDLSEPSVIVARNLTPSDTIHMKAQFAEGFATDIGGRTSHTAILANSLEIPAVVGLHEISRRVRPGEMMIVDGHTGTVILNPTPDVIDNYRRERDIRLAERRDLERLRDQPAQTKDGRRVVLAANIDAPNEVKNILANGAEGVGLYRTEFIYLNRQSLPSEEDHYQFYAKVAQSVLPHPVIIRTLDIGGDKLLDLGFSQDTKSEPNPFLGLRGIRLALKHDELFRSQLRAILRASVHGKVRIMFPMVSGLEEFRLAKRTVERCMEELREKKVPFDEKIEVGLMIEIPSAALVVDYLAQEADFMSIGTNDLIQYTLAVDRVNDEVSHLYEPLHPAILRLIHQTVQAAHAAGKWVGMCGEMASDPEVTPILIGLELDELSVSPALVPKLKKNIRDLDYAACRALTQEVMKDPSRDNVQKLLRRFRNR; encoded by the coding sequence ATGAGCTCCCCCGCCGCCGACACCCGGGTGTTCAAGGGGATTTCCGCCTCTCCGGGGATCGCCATCGGCAAAGCGTTCCTTTTGGAGGACATGGACCTCGCCGTGGGCCGCTGGCAGGTGCCGCCCGAGGCCGTGAAGGCCGAGGTGTCGCGCTTTCGCTCGGCCGTGGCGGACACCCGCAAGGAGATGTTGGCCACCCAGCAAAAAATCCTCAAACTCCTGGGAAAATCTCACGCCAACCTGATCGAAGCCTATTTGTTGATTCTGGAGGACCCCCTCATTTCCAAGGACGTGGTCAAAGCCATCACCCAAAACCGCGTCAACGCCGAGTACGCCCTGTCCGAAGCGGTCGCGGGCGCGGTCAAGACCCTGGAATCGGCCACCGACGAATATTTCCGCGAGCGCCGCCACGACGTGTTGGACGTGGGTCGGAAAATCCTGTTGCACCTTTTGGGCCACGAGCCCCAAAGCCTGGAGGATTTGAGCGAGCCCTCGGTGATCGTGGCGCGCAACCTCACCCCCTCCGACACCATCCACATGAAGGCCCAATTCGCCGAGGGGTTCGCCACCGACATCGGCGGCCGGACAAGCCACACCGCCATTCTCGCCAACTCGTTGGAAATCCCGGCGGTGGTGGGCCTCCACGAAATCAGCCGGCGCGTGCGCCCCGGGGAGATGATGATCGTCGACGGCCACACCGGCACGGTGATCCTCAACCCGACGCCGGACGTCATCGACAATTACCGCCGCGAGCGCGACATCCGCCTGGCCGAGCGCCGCGACCTGGAGCGCCTGCGCGACCAGCCGGCCCAGACCAAGGACGGCCGGCGCGTCGTCCTCGCCGCCAACATCGACGCCCCCAACGAGGTCAAGAACATCCTCGCCAACGGCGCCGAGGGGGTGGGCCTCTACCGGACGGAATTCATCTACCTCAACCGCCAATCCCTTCCGTCGGAGGAGGACCATTACCAGTTTTACGCCAAGGTGGCGCAATCGGTCCTGCCCCACCCGGTCATCATCCGCACCCTCGACATCGGCGGCGACAAGCTGTTGGACCTCGGTTTCTCCCAGGACACCAAAAGCGAGCCCAACCCGTTCCTGGGGCTGCGGGGCATCCGCCTCGCCCTGAAGCACGACGAACTCTTCCGGTCGCAGTTGCGGGCCATCCTGCGCGCCTCGGTCCACGGCAAGGTGCGGATCATGTTTCCCATGGTGTCGGGCCTCGAGGAGTTCCGCCTGGCCAAGCGGACGGTGGAGCGTTGCATGGAGGAACTGCGCGAAAAGAAGGTTCCCTTCGACGAAAAAATCGAGGTCGGCCTCATGATCGAAATCCCCTCGGCGGCCCTGGTGGTCGACTACCTGGCCCAGGAGGCGGATTTCATGTCGATCGGGACCAACGACCTGATCCAATACACCCTGGCCGTCGACCGGGTCAACGACGAGGTGTCGCACCTCTACGAACCCCTGCACCCCGCGATTTTGCGCCTCATCCATCAAACGGTCCAGGCCGCGCACGCGGCCGGCAAGTGGGTCGGCATGTGCGGCGAAATGGCCTCCGACCCCGAGGTCACCCCGATCTTGATCGGGCTCGAGCTCGACGAACTGTCGGTCTCGCCGGCGCTCGTCCCCAAACTCAAA